The Candidatus Sericytochromatia bacterium genomic sequence AATGCAGCGCGCGGTACGGCGCTACCTCCTATCAATATGCCCCATAGCCCTGGGGCCCCCGCTGTCAGAAATTGCCGAACGCCTTCAGCCCCCACCCAAATGTGCAGAACACTCCACAGAACAAATAGCCAGGCGCCCAACTTGGCGGGCAAGCCGATATCAACGGTCTTCGAGTTACTCATTGCTCTACCTTTCATTCGTTTCAAAAAATCAGACCTGCCACTGCGACAGCGTCTCGGCGGCGAATTCCGCATACGAGCGTGGGCTGTGCCCCAGCAATTGGGTCATCCTGTCCACATCGGCAGTCGTGGCGGACATGCCGTCCGAGCAGAAGCGGTCCAGCATCAGACGCATGTCCATGGCCATCCAGGCCGGTGCGTGTTGGGCCAACCGCGCCTCAAAGGATCGGGTGTCGCTGCCGGTGTAAGTGACCGGCTTGTTCATCAGCCTTGCCCAGATCCCGGCGATGCCCGGGCCAGTGAGTGCGTCGGGTCCCACCAGATGGATGATCTCG encodes the following:
- a CDS encoding NmrA family NAD(P)-binding protein, whose amino-acid sequence is PHFTSKYAIERMIAQAGIPATILRPNCFMQNDAVYFKDALLGPGLYPFPIGEKGVSMVDVRDIAEVAAGAVLRREQAPQALPNEIIHLVGPDALTGPGIAGIWARLMNKPVTYTGSDTRSFEARLAQHAPAWMAMDMRLMLDRFCSDGMSATTADVDRMTQLLGHSPRSYAEFAAETLSQWQV